The following are encoded together in the Poseidonibacter lekithochrous genome:
- the hisS gene encoding histidine--tRNA ligase has protein sequence MASKGNVKTIQSLRGMKDVVNDDSKLFTYFVENASAIAKRYGFSYMETPILEETALFKRSVGESSDIVNKEMYNFTDKGENEVCLRPEGTAGVVRHFVEKKLDRAGGTFRWYYHGPMFRYERPQKGRLRQFHQFGCEVFGQASVYEDANVIMMIKDILDYFEIDFTLEINSLGDHTCMPQYREKLINHLNSFKDELCPDCQKRIETNPIRVLDCKVEKCNELTKDAPMITDNLSEQCDEEFNKLKEILEYNDVPYVVNKTMVRGLDYYSKTAFEFISNEIGAQSTIAAGGRYDRLVEFLGGRETPGFGFACGIERLLELIKVKESQKEEIVYIGALDESCLNAVLKTANAKRKTTKTFIEYTPRGFGKHFKLAEKAEASIVALIGEKELAEGTIYVKNIETREEVTMDLNIFSSKTTMINKKASNITDTFPKIEK, from the coding sequence TTTGTAGAGAATGCTTCTGCAATTGCAAAAAGATATGGTTTTTCTTATATGGAAACACCTATTTTAGAAGAGACTGCTTTATTTAAAAGATCAGTTGGTGAGAGTTCAGATATTGTAAATAAAGAGATGTATAACTTCACTGATAAAGGTGAAAATGAAGTTTGTTTAAGACCTGAAGGAACTGCTGGTGTTGTTAGACACTTTGTTGAAAAGAAATTAGATAGAGCTGGTGGAACTTTTAGATGGTATTACCACGGTCCTATGTTCAGATATGAAAGACCACAAAAAGGTAGATTAAGACAATTCCACCAATTTGGTTGTGAAGTATTTGGACAAGCTTCTGTTTATGAAGATGCAAATGTAATTATGATGATTAAAGATATTTTAGATTACTTTGAAATTGATTTTACATTAGAAATTAACTCTCTTGGGGATCACACGTGTATGCCTCAATATAGAGAAAAATTAATTAATCACCTTAATTCTTTTAAAGATGAATTATGTCCTGATTGTCAAAAAAGAATTGAAACAAATCCAATTAGAGTATTAGATTGTAAAGTTGAAAAATGTAATGAGTTAACAAAAGATGCTCCTATGATTACTGATAATTTATCTGAACAATGTGATGAAGAATTCAACAAACTAAAAGAAATTTTAGAATACAACGATGTTCCTTATGTGGTAAATAAAACTATGGTTAGAGGATTAGATTATTACTCAAAAACTGCATTTGAATTTATCTCTAATGAAATTGGAGCACAAAGTACAATTGCTGCTGGTGGAAGATACGATAGACTAGTAGAATTCTTAGGTGGAAGAGAAACTCCTGGTTTTGGATTTGCTTGTGGAATTGAAAGATTATTAGAGCTAATTAAAGTTAAAGAATCACAAAAAGAAGAGATAGTTTATATTGGAGCTTTAGATGAATCTTGTCTAAATGCTGTATTAAAAACTGCAAATGCAAAAAGAAAAACTACAAAAACTTTTATTGAATATACTCCAAGAGGATTTGGAAAACACTTTAAATTAGCAGAAAAAGCAGAAGCAAGTATTGTTGCATTAATCGGTGAAAAAGAATTAGCCGAAGGAACAATCTATGTTAAAAATATAGAAACAAGAGAAGAAGTAACTATGGACCTTAATATTTTTTCTTCAAAAACTACTATGATAAATAAAAAAGCATCAAATATAACTGATACATTTCCAAAAATAGAGAAATAG
- the speA gene encoding biosynthetic arginine decarboxylase, protein MNNYGIDIWSDDNFIIEEGLAKVNFASKPSLISIVKEIREQDFKGPLLLRFPHITNKQITTLFDTFNNSMKEYDYKGSFNAVFPLKVNQLPNFIQPLLSSGKKFNYGLEAGSKAELVIAMTYNNKNAPITVNGFKDKEMVHLGFIAKSKGHDITLIIEGLNELQTIIAVAEETNLPCPNIGLRVRLHSGGSGIWAKSGGINSKFGLTSTEILEAYELIAENNMIEYLTMIHFHIGSDMNSIKPLKKALRESGHIYAELKNLGASSLNSINIGGGLAVEYSAYERSRFYSLREFASDVIFTLKDIAKQKGVEEPNIFTESGRYISAASTVLITPVLELFSSEYDLQHLNLKEKNPPLIEELNALFTDMTKRTSYEYMHDAIDHMESLLTLFDLGYIDLQDRSNAEILTHQIIKKAISQLEVEDYEELKKLDENIQEKYLLNFSMFQSLPDYWGIDQEFPVMPLTHLDKKPTRSASLWDITCDSDGELPFSSKKPLYLHDINLNKEEYFLGFFNVGAYQDTLGMKHNLFSHPTEVNIVFKDNEVVLEKILESQTIIDILDDIDYDTREIKDKLKENLDTNTYKILKKYLNENSYLKTIWSYNE, encoded by the coding sequence TTGAATAATTACGGTATTGATATTTGGAGTGATGATAATTTTATCATTGAAGAGGGTTTAGCAAAAGTAAATTTTGCTTCTAAACCATCACTTATTTCTATAGTAAAAGAGATAAGAGAACAAGATTTTAAAGGTCCATTACTTTTAAGATTTCCTCATATTACAAATAAGCAAATCACTACTTTATTTGATACATTTAATAATAGTATGAAAGAGTATGATTACAAAGGAAGCTTCAATGCTGTTTTTCCTTTGAAAGTAAATCAACTACCAAACTTTATACAACCCCTACTTTCATCTGGAAAAAAATTCAATTATGGACTAGAAGCTGGAAGTAAAGCTGAATTAGTTATTGCCATGACTTACAATAACAAAAATGCTCCTATTACAGTAAATGGATTTAAAGATAAAGAGATGGTTCATCTAGGATTTATTGCTAAGAGTAAGGGACATGATATTACTCTTATTATTGAAGGATTAAATGAACTTCAAACAATCATAGCAGTTGCTGAAGAGACAAATCTTCCTTGTCCTAATATTGGTCTTAGAGTAAGATTACATAGTGGGGGAAGTGGTATTTGGGCTAAAAGTGGAGGTATTAATTCTAAATTTGGTCTTACTTCTACTGAAATACTTGAAGCTTATGAATTAATAGCAGAAAATAATATGATTGAATATCTTACTATGATTCATTTTCATATTGGTTCAGATATGAATTCTATTAAACCTTTAAAAAAGGCATTAAGAGAATCAGGTCACATTTATGCAGAACTTAAAAATCTAGGTGCATCTAGCTTAAACTCTATTAACATAGGTGGAGGTTTAGCAGTTGAATACTCAGCTTATGAAAGAAGTAGATTCTATTCATTAAGAGAGTTTGCAAGTGATGTAATTTTTACATTAAAAGATATTGCAAAACAAAAAGGAGTTGAAGAGCCTAATATATTTACAGAATCTGGTAGATATATTTCAGCAGCTTCAACTGTATTAATTACACCAGTATTAGAGCTATTTTCATCAGAATATGATTTACAACACCTAAATTTAAAAGAAAAAAATCCACCTTTAATTGAAGAATTAAATGCTCTATTTACTGATATGACAAAACGAACATCCTATGAATATATGCATGATGCAATTGATCATATGGAGTCATTACTAACACTATTTGATTTAGGTTATATTGATTTACAAGATAGATCAAATGCGGAAATTTTAACTCATCAAATTATAAAAAAAGCAATTTCTCAATTAGAAGTTGAAGATTATGAAGAGTTAAAAAAGCTTGATGAAAATATTCAAGAGAAATATCTATTAAACTTTTCTATGTTCCAATCACTTCCTGATTACTGGGGAATAGACCAAGAATTTCCAGTAATGCCACTAACGCATCTTGATAAAAAACCAACAAGATCTGCTTCATTATGGGATATTACTTGTGATAGTGATGGTGAATTGCCATTTAGTTCTAAAAAGCCTTTATATTTACATGATATAAATCTAAATAAAGAAGAGTACTTTTTAGGATTTTTTAATGTGGGAGCTTATCAAGATACATTAGGAATGAAACACAACCTATTCTCTCATCCAACGGAAGTAAATATTGTATTCAAAGATAATGAAGTAGTTTTAGAAAAAATCTTAGAATCACAAACAATAATCGATATTCTTGACGATATTGATTATGATACTAGAGAAATTAAAGATAAATTAAAAGAAAATTTAGATACTAATACGTATAAGATATTAAAAAAATATTTAAATGAAAATAGTTATCTAAAAACTATATGGAGTTACAATGAGTAA